Below is a window of Shewanella khirikhana DNA.
GCCCACTGGAACGTGGTTGACGTTCGCGACAGCACCAAGACCTACAACAAGTACCTGGTTGCCGACCTGCCAAAGCTGGCGCCAGACATCAACTGGGGCGTGTATCTGGCGGCCCTGGGTGCAGATAAGCAAACCGATATCATCATCAACCAGCCAAGCTTTGTTGAAGGCCTGAACGCCCTGGTGAAGAGTGAGTCGCTCGACAGCTGGAAGACTTACCTGCAGTGGCAAACTCTGACCCACGCAGCCGGTTACCTCACCGAAGCGCTGGACAAAGAAAACTTTGAGTTTTTCTCCAAGACCCTGAACGGCCAGGCCGAACAGCAACCACGCTGGAAGCGCGGTGTAGCCTCGGTAAACGGCATGCTCGGCGAAGTAGTGGGTAAAGTGTACGTGAAGCGTCACTTCACACCAGAAGCCAAAGCCCGTATGCAGGAACTGGTTGAAAACCTGCGCGGTGCCTACGGTAAGAGCATTGAAGAGCTGTCCTGGATGAGCGCCGACACCAAGGTGGCCGCCAAAGACAAGCTGGCCAAGTTCAATCCAAAAATTGGCTACCCCAACAAGTGGGAAGACTACAGCAAGCTGACCATCAAGGCCGATGACCTGATTGGCAACGCCAAGCGCGCGTCTACTCAGGAGCACGAAAAAGAGCTGGCCAAGCTGGGCGCCCCAATCGATCGCGACGAGTGGCACATGACCCCACAAACCGTGAACGCCTACTACAACCCAACCATGAACGAAATCGTGTTCCCTGCCGCTATTTTGCAGCCACCTTTCTTCAACATGGAAGCCGATGATGCCGTAAACTACGGTGGTATCGGTGCGGTTATCGGCCACGAAATGGGCCACGGCTTCGACGACCAGGGTGCCAAGTTCGACGGCGAAGGTAACCTGCGTGACTGGTGGACCGAGCAAGATCTGCAGGAGTTTGCTGCCCGTGGTAAGGCCCTGGTTGAGCAGTACAACGGCTATCAGGTGTTCGACGACCTGCACGTGAACGGCGAGCTGACCCTCGGCGAAAACATCGGTGACCTGTCTGGCGTGACCATCGCCTACAAGGCCTACAAGATGTCACTCAACGGCAAAGAAGCGCCGGTTATCGACGGTCTGACCGGCGACGAGCGCTTCTTCATCGGCTTTGCCCAAATCTGGCGCGCCAAGATGAAAGAAGAAGCACTGCGTAACCGCGTGGCCACCGACCCACACTCACCGGCCAAGTTCCGCGCCCTGGGTGCCCTGTCGAACATGCCTGAGTTCTACAGCACCTTCGATGTGAAAGAAGGCGACGCCATGTATCTGGCCCCTGAAAAGCGCGTGAAAATCTGGTAATCCAGACGCGCCCGCAAGGGTAAAAATCAGTAAAAACTGATACAAATCAAGGGTGCCTCAGGGCGCCCTTTTTTTTATATCAGGCCATGGTTATACTCGGCTAATTCCAAGGAGTAATCACCATGCACGAACTCATCGAACAACTACAAGAAATGAGTGAACAGGTTCCGGTACCGCTGGAACTGCCTTCATTTGATCAATTGATTGACGTGGAAGAAGAGATACTGATCCCTCTGCCATCTGAGCTGAAAGAATACCTACTGCATGCCAGTGACGTGATTGTGGGCAGCCTGGAGCCAGTCACCGCCGCCGACCGTCAAAGCCACACCTTCTTACCGGAAGTGGCTGCTTATGCCTGGTCCATCGGCCTGCCCCGCGCCATGATCCCCATCTGTCAGAACGGCGATAACTTTTACTGTATCGATCAGGAAGGTCAGGTACACTACTGGGCCTTTGGCGACTTCACCGAAGACCAGTGGGACTCCTTCTGGGAATGGGCCGAAGACGTCTGGATGAACAGTTAATTACGGAAACCATCATGGCAAAAGAGATTGGCCTCAACGGCATCGAAATGCAGTACCTGAGGCTGTCACTGGGCCTGAGCCCTGCGCAGGCGGGCACAGTCACCGGCCACAGCGAAGATGAGGTGATTGCCTGGGAAGCCGGCAGCACTGAAGCGCCCGGTCTGGCACAGAAAAAGCTGCTGGATATCGACGAAGTGATTGAGATGCAGGTGCTGAACACTTCAGACGGCATCGAAGCCATGTTCAAGAAAGAGCCCAAGCGCCGCCTGGCCTTCGTGGTTTACCCCACGCAAGCTGTGTATGCCCAGTACAACCCGGAGTTTTTAAGCTCGCTGCCACTGGCCGAGCTGTATAACACTTCCGCCTGGCGCATCAAAAAAGAATGCCAACTGATGCTGGAAGTCGAAGTGACCCTGGTGCCACTGGATGTGGAGAGCTACAAAGCCTTCCGCGAGCAAAATAGCCTGGGCGAAAGCCGCGAAAGCCGCGCCAAGTGGGCCGCAGCCCAACTGAAATAAGCCTCTGATATTATTACTGTATATAAATTGCAGTACATAAAAAACGGCATCCTCTGGATGCCGTTTTTGTTGCTGATGCGGTTATCAGAAGTTCATGGTTACCTTGGTGTACACGTAACGGCCCAATGGGTTGTGAATTGACATCACATAACCATAGAGGTCGGAGTCACCATCGCCGATGGCGAATGGCGGCTCTTCATCCAGCACGTTGTTTACACCCACAGTCCACTTGAAGGTTTCACTGAAGCGGTAAGATGCTGACATATCAACCAGGATCTGCGAATCGACGGTACGGGACTGGTTCTTGTCGAAGTCCAGCTCACCATCAAAATCGATATCAGGCGTATCTTCAAACTCACCGATATAGGTAAGGTTCAGGTTGGCGGCAAAGTTGTCCATGGTCCAGTTAGTGGTGGCCAGCCAACGATACTGCGGATAGCGGTATTCACCGGTCCAGTCGCGACCATCCTTTTCGAAGTTGTGCAGATAGCTCATCTCCAAGCCAAACTTCAGGTCGCCATAGCTATCCATCGCCATGGTGTAATGGCTCGACAGATCCATCCCCTGTACTTCCTGCGAGCTCAGGTTGATAAAGCTTGAGTGGATCACATCGATGGGGCCCAGTGACTGACCAGGCTGTGGTGTCAGACGTTCACAGATGGTGCTGCTTTGGTCATTACAGTTGGCATTGTAGATTTCACCCAGAGGCTGCTTATCAATCTTGTTATCCTGAGTAATGCTGAAGATATCAAAACCGACGTCAAATGCTTGAGACGGTGCCCAGATCATCCCCACGTTCCAGGTTTCAGACTCTTCGGCATCCAGCTCTGGGTTACCGGCAAACTCGGTGTTGTAATCGAGAGCAGTACAATCCACACCATCCGCTGTGCAGCGGTAGTTATCGATAAAGAAGCTACTTTCTTCTGAAGGGCCCAAGCCAATCTGCGCCAGAGATGGGGCGCGGAAGCCGGTAGCCCAGGAACCCCGGGCAGTCAGCTCGTCAGTAATCCCCCACTGGAAGGCCACTTTGGGATTGGTGGTGGAACCAAAGTCACTGTAGTGGTCGTAACGGCCGGCAAGTTGCAATTCAAAGTTATCCGCCAAAGGAATAGAGAACTCCACATAAGCGGCCCACTGATCCCTGTTGGCCGAAGCTGAAACTGACTCGGTACCAAAAATCAGACCACGCTGGAACTGCTCATCAGGCACGTCACTGACATCTTCTTCACGGTATTCCACACCCGCAGCCATCATCACATCACGGTCACCCAGAGTGAATGCCTGACCTGTCACGCTGGCATCATAGGCTGTCATGTGTGATACGCCCTGACGCACCAGACTGGTGGTAATGGAATCGATTACTTCCGGTGAGTTAACCGCCGCACCAAAGGGGTTGTAGCGACCGGCATCGATTTCACGCTGCAGATAATCCACCCGCACCCAGCCCTGAGTACGATCACCGGTTTGGGTTGACTCACTGCGACCTTTCTGAGCAGTCACCTCCCAGTCCCACTCTTTGATCGTGCCGCGTAGACCCGCCACCAAACGCATGCTGTCAGATTCAATATCCCAGCGGCGCGCTCCGGCATCCACCGGACGATAACGGCCAATTTCAATGTCTTTACCCCAAGGGTTGTTTGGATGCGAGCCGGGAACGGTAAGGCCTGCAGACTCATCCAGTGGCGTAGCAGCACCACCGGCTTCAGAGGTGTTATGCTGCACCGCAAATTCGAGGAAGGCAGTCAAATCATCATTGAGAAAGTATTCGAACTGACCTATGGCGCCAACGCGCTCAGCACCGGGAATTGTCAGGTTATATGGACCATAGTCAAACAGACAGCTGCCGCCGGACGTTGCGTTTTCAGGTGGGCAGTCGGGGTCGATGGTTTTCACGCCATCCACATAAAAATAGCCAGGATAACCGCGGGATGAACGGAAATCTTCACCGCCATAGGGCTCCTGATTCGCCGTACCAAAGCGGCCCATTTCATCGGCGCTCAGGGTGCCATTTTTGAAGTAATCGAGGATGATGGATGCGTTACCCTTCTCGCCCTTGGTTCCCCACACCAGACTGGCAGTTTGCTCATCGTAGCTTGGGCCGGTTGCTGTGCCGTAGCCCAGATTAACTTCGATGCCTTCGATGTCTTTTTTCAGCACAATGTTGACTACACCG
It encodes the following:
- a CDS encoding TonB-dependent receptor, coding for MKAQKWIPSACALAVALALPSIASAEDGAKVERIEVTGSRIKRTDIEGPSPIQSIGKDDIANMGFDNLQQLLEKIPANGAGAFSTRGNSQDSTANGAASISLRGMGPDATLVLINGRRVAISSFAEGVSNSFVDINNIPVSAIERIDILKDGASAIYGSDAIAGVVNIVLKKDIEGIEVNLGYGTATGPSYDEQTASLVWGTKGEKGNASIILDYFKNGTLSADEMGRFGTANQEPYGGEDFRSSRGYPGYFYVDGVKTIDPDCPPENATSGGSCLFDYGPYNLTIPGAERVGAIGQFEYFLNDDLTAFLEFAVQHNTSEAGGAATPLDESAGLTVPGSHPNNPWGKDIEIGRYRPVDAGARRWDIESDSMRLVAGLRGTIKEWDWEVTAQKGRSESTQTGDRTQGWVRVDYLQREIDAGRYNPFGAAVNSPEVIDSITTSLVRQGVSHMTAYDASVTGQAFTLGDRDVMMAAGVEYREEDVSDVPDEQFQRGLIFGTESVSASANRDQWAAYVEFSIPLADNFELQLAGRYDHYSDFGSTTNPKVAFQWGITDELTARGSWATGFRAPSLAQIGLGPSEESSFFIDNYRCTADGVDCTALDYNTEFAGNPELDAEESETWNVGMIWAPSQAFDVGFDIFSITQDNKIDKQPLGEIYNANCNDQSSTICERLTPQPGQSLGPIDVIHSSFINLSSQEVQGMDLSSHYTMAMDSYGDLKFGLEMSYLHNFEKDGRDWTGEYRYPQYRWLATTNWTMDNFAANLNLTYIGEFEDTPDIDFDGELDFDKNQSRTVDSQILVDMSASYRFSETFKWTVGVNNVLDEEPPFAIGDGDSDLYGYVMSIHNPLGRYVYTKVTMNF
- a CDS encoding SMI1/KNR4 family protein, encoding MHELIEQLQEMSEQVPVPLELPSFDQLIDVEEEILIPLPSELKEYLLHASDVIVGSLEPVTAADRQSHTFLPEVAAYAWSIGLPRAMIPICQNGDNFYCIDQEGQVHYWAFGDFTEDQWDSFWEWAEDVWMNS
- a CDS encoding DUF4447 family protein, with product MAKEIGLNGIEMQYLRLSLGLSPAQAGTVTGHSEDEVIAWEAGSTEAPGLAQKKLLDIDEVIEMQVLNTSDGIEAMFKKEPKRRLAFVVYPTQAVYAQYNPEFLSSLPLAELYNTSAWRIKKECQLMLEVEVTLVPLDVESYKAFREQNSLGESRESRAKWAAAQLK
- a CDS encoding M13 family metallopeptidase, producing MRKVLIGGLCASLIMGLAACNQEKAAETKAPEVAKTAAAEAVAKALGSGIDFANFDKSVRPQDDFYDYVNGTWNKNTEIPGDRTSTGAFYDLREKSRDDVKAIIDEVAATPNLKEGTDEQKVADLYRSFMDVETLNKLGITPIQPELDAIKGIANTDDLVKFFAHSQIVGGGTPMAFYIGVDAKDSSRYATHIWQYGLSLPEKDYYFNEDERFVKIRDAFKAHIEKMYELAGLSGGKEAAETVLKLETAIANAHWNVVDVRDSTKTYNKYLVADLPKLAPDINWGVYLAALGADKQTDIIINQPSFVEGLNALVKSESLDSWKTYLQWQTLTHAAGYLTEALDKENFEFFSKTLNGQAEQQPRWKRGVASVNGMLGEVVGKVYVKRHFTPEAKARMQELVENLRGAYGKSIEELSWMSADTKVAAKDKLAKFNPKIGYPNKWEDYSKLTIKADDLIGNAKRASTQEHEKELAKLGAPIDRDEWHMTPQTVNAYYNPTMNEIVFPAAILQPPFFNMEADDAVNYGGIGAVIGHEMGHGFDDQGAKFDGEGNLRDWWTEQDLQEFAARGKALVEQYNGYQVFDDLHVNGELTLGENIGDLSGVTIAYKAYKMSLNGKEAPVIDGLTGDERFFIGFAQIWRAKMKEEALRNRVATDPHSPAKFRALGALSNMPEFYSTFDVKEGDAMYLAPEKRVKIW